GCGCCACCACCCGCTCCATCAGTTCGCGCACCTTGAGCCGCGTCTCGTTCTCCTCCGGCGTCAGCGTGCCGAAGTAGCCGTAGAAATCGGGATCCAGCGAGGGCGGGCGGCGGGTGGACTCCTTGGACACGTGCGTTTCTCCGGGTGCGGGCGGGTTCGGTCGCGACGGGACGGGGCCGGTGCAAGCGCCTTGCCGAACGACGTTCGGCCAGCAACCTGAAAGACGCCGGGCAGGCGTGCGACCCCGCCCGGCGCCGGTTGACAACGTTCCGGAGCGCCGGGACATTGGTCGGGGGCCGGAATGCGCCGCGCCCGGCTCCTTTTGCGCCGCCCATGCAGCCCTGGACTGAAAACGGCCTGCGCGCCTCCACGCTCGAAACCGCGCGCACTCTGCTGGTGCGCGATGGCTATGAGAACCTGTCCATGCGAAAGATCGCGCGGCAGGTGGGGTGCAGCGTCAGCAGCATCTACGAGCACTTCGCCAGCAAGGACCAGCTGGTGCACGCCCTGATCGACGAGGGATTTCAGCGCTGGTACGAGGTGGTGGTGCAGGCCGCCCAGGCGCCCGGAACGCCGCCGCATAGGCTGGAACTGCACTGCCGCGAGTACGTGAGCTTCGGTCTGGCCAACCCGGAGTTCTACGAGATCATGTACCTGCAGCACCCGCGCGCACTGGAGCGCTTTCCCCGGGAGCTGTTCCGCCGCGCCACTCGTTCGATGGATGTGCTGTCGCAGTTGGTGCAGGAGACGGCCCCCGGCGCGCTGGCCGGCCCCGCGGAGGCGCGCATTCAGGCGCACGTGGTGTGGGCGCTGCTGCACGGCGTGGTATCGACCATTCTGGCCAACCGCCTGGACAGCCGCATTCCCCAGGCCGAATACATCGACGGCGCCATCCAGTTCGCGCTTGATGCGGTGCAGCGGCTCGAGCGGGCGGATGGACGGTCGTCCTGACTGGATGAAGGGCACGGTGGTCATGATCGATGAAA
The sequence above is a segment of the Longimicrobium terrae genome. Coding sequences within it:
- a CDS encoding TetR/AcrR family transcriptional regulator, which gives rise to MQPWTENGLRASTLETARTLLVRDGYENLSMRKIARQVGCSVSSIYEHFASKDQLVHALIDEGFQRWYEVVVQAAQAPGTPPHRLELHCREYVSFGLANPEFYEIMYLQHPRALERFPRELFRRATRSMDVLSQLVQETAPGALAGPAEARIQAHVVWALLHGVVSTILANRLDSRIPQAEYIDGAIQFALDAVQRLERADGRSS